GTTTTGTTtgtttgtattttatatgtttatgttATATAGATTTTGAATCTATCCACGTATTTGAGTTTGAGTTTGAGTTTGAGCTTATATAACATATATGCATAAGAGTTGTCTAATTATATTGTATTGTTTTAAACTTCTAGGTATTTCATTTGACTGGCAATTATGGCCTTGTCATTGGGCTTTAGACTATTTTTCATGTACGGAATTTGGACGTTTGCATGTGGGGGGCGCACACACTTGGAATCCGACTTAGCCAAGTCGTCGATGGCTTTTCttattttcttcctctttttGTCTTTTTACAACACaactttgatttcttttttaaatttcgacTTAATGACTCATTTTACTCCCTTTTTTTTACCATTTCTTATTTATAAAATACGCTTTTCTCTAAAAACAATATTATAACAAATTCCAAATAATAGTATAACTATTTAACTGTCGCTGATCAAAACAAGAATGAAAAACCTCATTATACTCCAACACAAGCATCATTGTGTAAAGATCTTGGCAAAATAAAAGCTTTTTTAATTTGACAACGATTAGTGCAGAAATGTTGATGGAATTTATTAAAGCTGAAAATATTCaattattctttttccttttttttgaacCCATTATGTTTTATACTCAAAATGAAAAGAATATGTGGGTTAATATTAACTTGATTAGCATCAGGGCGAAGCCGGAACAATTTTTTgggcggatgaaattttaattttttatagtctatatctttataatttttaaaagattaaatcgaatttttataattttagggggagccaaagtgtaattttaccttttctaatttaattttcttttaaatctcaaagccctaaataacaattttacattttaggggggccggggcTCCTGCCAACCCCTAGATTTGCATTAGCAGGAATATATAAATTCGAGTATGTTAAAATACATTATTCcctatttataagttgagaagggaCTGTAAATAGTTACGGACACcaaattattcaaaaacaaaaacaaacacaaaatgaaaagaatatttaCAAGAAGCTGATGCTTGAACAGATTTCCTCTCCTATTCTGTTTTTAAATTGTGTGTTTCCCCAATTCTTCTGCAATGTTGTATATACAACATTCTAAGTTCATAACAATTACTGCTTATAGGTGACAAAATCATAGAAACAACTCTTTGTCCGCCGGTATATTTTCCCAGAAAGACAGATATAAATCCTAAAATAGAAACgagaaaaaaaaactctaaattgATCTTATGTTTTGAGATATTAATTCCAtcccattttttttattcaactgGACTTTGCTGAAACATTCTTCCTGAAATGGCAGCTGCCAATGCTGCTGTGAATTTTGGGTCTTTCGTCAAAGAAGTAGCCATCTGTTCCACCAAATATTGTCTGACTTGCGGTGAATCCATTTTTGGCTGACTGGAGCTGCAGATTCTAGCTACATCACTACCACTGGGCTTGGTTTTGCCGAAGTCTAGAGTCATGGTTGGTCCAGATGGGTTCAATGAGGCTGAACCACGGTGGCTTGAACCTGATGTTGGTTCCATTTGAGGAGGAGGAAGATGGTTGTGTTCACCTTCATATGTTGCGATCACCACTGATTGATCATCAATACTTCTTTGCACCTAAAAACAtcaacccaaaaatcaattttagtttaattgtttTCAGCTGAAAATGTTTGATGAATTGTGGGTTGGAACTTTAAAAGAGTTTTGATTTTACAAACTGTAATGCAATGACGCCAGCCAACCAGGGTTTACCTTCTTTTTAACAGGGCAGGTTGGAGCAAAAGAACACTTGAAGTAAGCTCTTGGGGAAGGATTATCCCTGGTCACCTTCTGCCCATATTTCCTCCATTGATATCCATCTTTTACAACCTGAATTTGTTCAACCAATTTGCATAAGAAATCAAGTAAATTTCTTCGAGTACTTGAAATCcacagaaaaatatatatattttatgtgaaATTATCTTACAAGGCTAGTATCAGATGCCTCAGTCCTGACATATACTCTAGAAACTTTGGCCTTTATAATTTCTTCTTTGGGTTTCTTGCATGAATCTTCATCAGTTGAGCTGCTCTCTGAGTTTCCAATGATCCCAAAGTTATAATTATCGTTGTTGTTGTTGTGGTTGTTGTTGCTGCTttcagattttcttttctttgaatggCTGAGTTCTTTTTCTGGGATTTTGCTCATTAAATTCGTCAACTGGCTTTGCAAAGCATTGTAGCTCTCACACATTGCTGCTAACATTTCTGTCAGCTTCTTGTTTTCTTCGTTGACACGGTTCAATTCTTCCACTAAAGCACCACTCTGCAAAACAAACAGCATTAGATTCAGTTTCAGATtccaagaaaaaacaaaaaagtcttatgttaattttaattcatttcggAGTTGGAACTGTTCCATATGTAAGATATGCATAAACTCACCTCTTCTTTCATAGAAAGTTTCTTTCCAAACACAATCAAGTTGCCATTTCCACTTGGTTCCTTCTTCTGAAACATATATGATAACAGATTGAAAAGCTTTCTCAGTATAAGAAAATTCAAGTAAGAAAACAGGAAATAACACAACAACATTTCCAGAACAAAATTTTGATGTACCGGAGTGTCAAGTGGTAAGGGCCTATCTGAAGAAGGATTTAGATCCAGTGAAGTATCCACCCATGAAGAAGTATCCATAGCTTTTTTCTCCCAACAAAAAATTGCTATATTTCAACCTTTTAACAAAGACCCAGATCCAGTTTATCTACCAAAAACCTGGAAATTGCCTCAAACTcaccgaagaagaagaagaagaagaagaagctaagTTTCGCTTGAAGTCCTTCAACTCAAGTTGTCCAACCAAATCCAGGAAGTCTATATATTATATAGAAACAAGAGAAAGAATAAAGGGCTGAGGAAACTTGGAGCCAACGGtgataaaaataaagaaagaagaaagaaagataaGATAAACAAGTGAGAAAGAAGGTGGCATGTGATTTGAGTTAACCTGATAAGAGCTATAAAGTAGGAGgggtttatttaattatatagtAGTACAAACATGAAGAATGTGCTCATCAATAAAATAACttctaaaaaaagaaatttagatGATACTACTTATCGATTTggtttgaaaatcttaaaaaagTAGTTTGGTTATTTGCCAAAGTCAAGCACACCTTGGGTGCTCTTC
The genomic region above belongs to Gossypium hirsutum isolate 1008001.06 chromosome D05, Gossypium_hirsutum_v2.1, whole genome shotgun sequence and contains:
- the LOC107906423 gene encoding probable WRKY transcription factor 40, with translation MDTSSWVDTSLDLNPSSDRPLPLDTPKKEPSGNGNLIVFGKKLSMKEESGALVEELNRVNEENKKLTEMLAAMCESYNALQSQLTNLMSKIPEKELSHSKKRKSESSNNNHNNNNDNYNFGIIGNSESSSTDEDSCKKPKEEIIKAKVSRVYVRTEASDTSLVVKDGYQWRKYGQKVTRDNPSPRAYFKCSFAPTCPVKKKVQRSIDDQSVVIATYEGEHNHLPPPQMEPTSGSSHRGSASLNPSGPTMTLDFGKTKPSGSDVARICSSSQPKMDSPQVRQYLVEQMATSLTKDPKFTAALAAAISGRMFQQSPVE